Proteins from a genomic interval of Macrobrachium nipponense isolate FS-2020 chromosome 33, ASM1510439v2, whole genome shotgun sequence:
- the LOC135202888 gene encoding uncharacterized protein LOC135202888, which yields MSAGEKENFEVSVGLHQGSALSPFLFVLVMDTLIEKIRNEELWELLYADDLVITAKIEEDLKRGGLKMNVNKTEVLVSSREDRGRIVMQERRGSVIKQVEKGKYLGSTLSQVGGCETEVDSRIKVVGEVKKGSCSLLKENTNQDMLVVRRSAGQARWMACGTYGVLKDSSRPIT from the exons ATGTCagctggtgaaaaagaaaactttgaagttagtgttggattacaccaggggtcagcattaagcccatttttgtttgtgctggtcatggatacGTTAATTGaaaagatcaggaatgaagagctgtgggagttgttgtacgctgatgatctggtgattactgccaaAATCGAGGAAGACCTAAAGAGAGGTGGCTTGaagatgaatgtgaataaaacagaagttttggtgagcagtagggaagatagaggcagaatagtaatgcaagaaagaagaggctcagttataaaacaagtggaaaagggtaaatacttaggatctactttaagccaagtgGGAGGGTGTGAAacggaagttgacagtaggataaaagttgTGGGGGAAGTGAAGAAAGGTAGCTGTagtttgttaaaagaaaataccAATCAAG ATATGCTTGTTGTGAGGAGATCAGCCGGCCAGGCAAGATGGATGGCATGTGGGACCTACGGAGTGCTAAAGGATTCATCCCGACCTATCACCTAG